AGAATCTAATCCTAAGGCTTCAGTTACAATATTAGCATCCGCGCCTTCTACCTTATCACAAATTGCCGATAAGGAATTTGCAAAAGTAATTTTGGTAGTAATATAGCAATTTAGCGAAATCTTAGTAATCTCCGCGTTTAAGGTGCTCATTCGCGCAAACCTAGGTTTATTATCACAAGTCTCGCGGTATATCTCCTCAAGCAAATCTCCATCTTTCTTGTTTATCTCGCCAATCAATAAAAAATCAGGATTCAAGAAATCACGCAACACACTACCCAAAGCAATAAATTCTGGATTGTAGGCAACACCAAAATCTTTACCACAAATTTTACCAGATGTTTTTTCTAGTATGAATTTTACTACCGTATCCGTAGTTTTAGGCATTACTGTTGAAGTGACAACTATAAGATGATATCCTTTCTTTTTTCTCAAGGACTCCCCTATCTTAAGACAGGCTTTCTCTAGATATTCGTTGGAGAAGCTGCCATCGGCAAGGCTGGGAGTCGCAACTACTATAAAAGTCAAATTTGAATTTAAAATTGCTTCTTCGTAATCAAAAGTTGCCCTTAGGTTATTTTTCGCCTTGCCCATAAACTCTGCAAGTCCGGTTTCTTCAATAGGAGATAAACCTCTATTTATTTTATCAATTTTCCCCACATCTATATCTACCCCTATAACCTTAAAACCTTTATAGGCAAAACAAGTGGCAGTACATAAACCCAATTTACCTAAACCGATTACTGAAATTGCCTGAACCTTATTCATGAATATACCTCCTACATATTTTAACTAATTTTTGAGCATAACCTTCCCACGTATAATTCTTTGCACATTCCCAAGCTCTCATACTCATTTCCTTACTCTTCTTTGCATCATTAAATATCATATCTATATACTTCACAAATTCACCTACGCTATTATCTTCTGGAAAATAACCATGGACTCCATGCTTAAATAAATCTGATACTCCAGAACCATTTGGAATTATTATGGGACATCCGCATGCAGCTGCTTCTAAAGACTGCATACCGAATGCCTCATGTACCGGATGAACATGCACCATGGAGGTAGAACATAAATCTATGATCATTTTTTCATCGAGTGGACCTAATAATTCTACTCTGTTCTCAAGACCCCTTCTTTTGAGTTCATACTTAAATTTCTCACTCAGATTAATAGGGTGCCAAAACCCACCTACAATCAGATTTACATCTTTTGCATGCAAGCGCTCGAGTATATCAAGAAAAATTATGGGATCATTACCAATGTCCCAACGATCATAAGTTAATATATTTCTCTTGCGTTTTGAGAAATCTGGGAAGATTTCTTTTGCAAAACAACCAGGCACAAGAATTTCTAGTGGTTTATTTGTTAGTTTTTTAAAATAACTA
This portion of the Candidatus Omnitrophota bacterium genome encodes:
- a CDS encoding nucleotide sugar dehydrogenase, giving the protein MNKVQAISVIGLGKLGLCTATCFAYKGFKVIGVDIDVGKIDKINRGLSPIEETGLAEFMGKAKNNLRATFDYEEAILNSNLTFIVVATPSLADGSFSNEYLEKACLKIGESLRKKKGYHLIVVTSTVMPKTTDTVVKFILEKTSGKICGKDFGVAYNPEFIALGSVLRDFLNPDFLLIGEINKKDGDLLEEIYRETCDNKPRFARMSTLNAEITKISLNCYITTKITFANSLSAICDKVEGADANIVTEALGLDSRIGNKYIRPGLGFGGPCFPRDNVAFAAFARSLNIRAKLAEMVDEVNRDQAMRVVQKTKDILSEMNKDTGKIGVLGLSYKPNTQIIEDSQAIAIAQLLINEKFKVNVYDPQAQENAKGVLGNRVGYSKNAEDCLLDVDIGILAVPWPEFKKINFGKIKENIVMLDCWRLLGESKGLTIKHLGAGL
- a CDS encoding glycosyltransferase family 4 protein, translated to KVRYILPYFPNRVRKIDFKFPGMSCFSLHHIASFNFSHKAVKKNEFDIIIANCQYSSFAACNIKKYCGIPFLLLVWDPSTFTARKIYKRRIGWKYPILYLCAKLLDKFSLAKCEAVITSGKFHHSYFKKLTNKPLEILVPGCFAKEIFPDFSKRKRNILTYDRWDIGNDPIIFLDILERLHAKDVNLIVGGFWHPINLSEKFKYELKRRGLENRVELLGPLDEKMIIDLCSTSMVHVHPVHEAFGMQSLEAAACGCPIIIPNGSGVSDLFKHGVHGYFPEDNSVGEFVKYIDMIFNDAKKSKEMSMRAWECAKNYTWEGYAQKLVKICRRYIHE